One Miscanthus floridulus cultivar M001 chromosome 11, ASM1932011v1, whole genome shotgun sequence DNA window includes the following coding sequences:
- the LOC136494728 gene encoding uncharacterized protein, whose protein sequence is MDNREWMYTGHASMTPEWMTKTNVFLEHAFGEAAKGSARMPCPCSRCGNKKRKIKRLVGEDLIKYGFTANYTRWIHHGEADRIREEVVRQRLEDYDGDGGVADWMDDIQQARFGEGLEEKPEESAKAFYDMLSSAQKPLHEKTTVSQLDAIGRIVGLRSQFSMSQDNFDGMLVVFGSLLPEDHILPKNLYESQKLLRALKMSYEQIHACPNGCVLFRKDHEGATHCPKCKSSRYLEVD, encoded by the coding sequence atggataaccgtgagtggatgtacacaggccacgcaagtatgaccccagaatggatgactaagacCAATGttttcctggagcatgcatttggcgaggctgctaaagggtcagcccggatgccgtgtccgtgcagcagatgtggcaacaagaaaagaaaaattaagaggctcgtgggggaagatcttatcaagtatggattcacagcaaactatacccgctggatccaccatggtgaagccgatcgtattagagaggaggtggtgagacagcgtctcgaggattatgatggagatggcggggtagcagactggatggatgacattcagcaggcacggttcggtgaaggattggaggagaagccagaggaaagcgcaaaggcgttctatgatATGCTGTCTTCAGCGCAGAAGCCCTTGCATGAAAAGACAACGGTATCGCAGCTGGATGCAATTGGACGCATCGTGGGGTTGAGGTCGCAGTTTAGCATGAGTCaggacaacttcgatggtatgttggtagtttttggatccctgcttccggaggatcacatcctgccgaagaacttgtacgagtcacagaaacttcttcgtgcacttaagatgtcgtatgagcagatccatgcttgtccaaatggatgcgtcctttttaggaaagatcacgagggagcaacgcactgtccaaagtgcaaatcctctaggtacctggaggtcgac